The following proteins are encoded in a genomic region of Candidatus Omnitrophota bacterium:
- the nuoB gene encoding NADH-quinone oxidoreductase subunit NuoB, producing the protein MGFAKKIVNWARIKSPWILHFNTGACNACDIEIIAALTPRYDLERFGVVLKGTPRHADILVCSGPVTKQIEDRLVRIYEQMSEPKFVVAVGTCSCSGGVFQGCYNVKSGINAAIPVSAYIPGCPASPKAIIDGVVKLLMSLEEKESKQEGK; encoded by the coding sequence TTTGCGAAAAAAATAGTCAACTGGGCAAGGATTAAATCTCCGTGGATATTGCATTTTAATACCGGAGCTTGTAATGCCTGTGATATTGAGATTATTGCAGCACTTACTCCGCGTTACGATTTAGAGCGTTTCGGCGTTGTATTGAAAGGAACACCGAGGCACGCGGATATACTTGTTTGTTCAGGCCCTGTGACAAAACAGATTGAAGATAGATTGGTTAGAATTTACGAACAGATGTCTGAGCCAAAGTTTGTCGTTGCGGTGGGCACTTGTTCTTGTTCAGGAGGAGTTTTTCAGGGCTGTTATAATGTTAAGTCCGGGATTAATGCTGCTATCCCGGTTTCCGCGTATATACCCGGATGCCCAGCAAGCCCAAAGGCAATTATTGATGGTGTTGTGAAATTATTGATGAGCTTGGAAGAAAAAGAATCAAAGCAGGAGGGAAAATGA
- a CDS encoding NADH-quinone oxidoreductase subunit C — protein sequence MTPCEKIIEELTKKFDYFATCAKIVRPRRISIEVKQENFLEVFVTLSKQLGFSHLCTITGLDEGEVLSFIYHLADTTGILINLKTSVPKERPILKSVIS from the coding sequence ATGACTCCATGTGAAAAAATTATAGAGGAATTAACAAAGAAATTTGATTATTTTGCAACTTGCGCAAAGATAGTCCGCCCAAGACGGATTAGTATAGAGGTTAAACAGGAGAATTTTCTGGAAGTGTTTGTTACTTTGTCAAAACAATTAGGCTTTTCGCATTTATGCACTATTACCGGGCTTGATGAAGGAGAGGTTTTAAGTTTTATCTATCATTTAGCCGATACTACGGGTATTTTGATTAATTTAAAGACCAGTGTTCCTAAAGAAAGGCCTATTTTAAAAAGTGTAATCTCTTA